A window of the Streptomyces formicae genome harbors these coding sequences:
- a CDS encoding peptidase yields the protein MAAPAAHAEVVDVDYQCQTPIGPKGAVSPIDIKAVKSGSSYKLTMSFEKGVSSSPVELGKGAMNPSALIKLGGADSGTVPVSGPANAEAVPANTPIKINDLSGTYTPKKTGKVTFTAGVLTIKALGTTTTCTPKNNPKPSLELDVEATGGGSGGSQSASGSGELPKTGPLDSAIALGTLGGTVFLAGAAGVLWLTRRGARPAS from the coding sequence ATGGCCGCCCCCGCCGCCCATGCCGAAGTGGTGGACGTGGACTACCAGTGCCAGACGCCGATCGGCCCCAAGGGCGCCGTCTCTCCGATCGACATCAAGGCCGTCAAGAGCGGCAGCTCCTACAAGCTCACGATGTCGTTCGAGAAGGGCGTCTCGTCGAGCCCGGTCGAGCTCGGCAAGGGCGCGATGAACCCGAGCGCGCTCATCAAACTCGGCGGCGCGGACAGCGGGACCGTACCGGTGTCGGGACCCGCGAACGCCGAGGCGGTCCCCGCCAACACCCCCATCAAGATCAATGACTTGTCGGGTACGTACACACCGAAGAAGACGGGCAAGGTCACCTTCACGGCGGGCGTGCTCACCATCAAGGCGCTGGGTACGACCACGACGTGCACACCCAAGAACAACCCGAAGCCGTCGCTCGAACTCGACGTCGAGGCGACGGGCGGCGGGAGCGGTGGTTCGCAGTCGGCCTCGGGCTCCGGGGAGCTGCCCAAGACCGGCCCGCTCGACTCGGCGATCGCGCTCGGCACGCTCGGCGGCACGGTGTTCCTCGCCGGGGCGGCCGGAGTGCTCTGGCTGACCCGCCGCGGCGCGCGGCCCGCGAGCTGA
- a CDS encoding ATP-binding protein — protein MSTTRQHPPGDRGPEPDGASSDPSSAACVSDLRVRTLALGSASGIVPLARDFTRQALYDWGWLPAASADRRAAAEDVLLVVSELVTNACLHAEGPEELRVSSNAKALRLEVSDRGTGQPAPRTPHRAGRPGGHGMFIVQRLCMDWGVVRTPGMPGKTVWAELAAPS, from the coding sequence ATGAGCACCACCCGGCAGCATCCGCCGGGCGACCGTGGCCCCGAGCCGGACGGCGCAAGCTCCGATCCGTCGTCCGCCGCCTGTGTGTCCGACCTCCGTGTGCGCACGCTCGCCCTGGGCAGCGCCAGCGGCATCGTTCCGCTCGCACGCGACTTCACCCGGCAGGCGCTGTACGACTGGGGCTGGCTGCCCGCCGCCTCCGCCGACCGCCGGGCCGCCGCAGAGGACGTCCTGCTCGTCGTCTCCGAGCTGGTCACCAACGCCTGCCTGCACGCCGAGGGCCCGGAGGAGCTGCGGGTCTCCAGCAACGCGAAGGCGCTGCGGCTGGAGGTCTCCGACCGGGGTACGGGCCAGCCGGCGCCGCGCACCCCGCACCGCGCGGGCCGGCCGGGCGGGCACGGGATGTTTATCGTGCAGCGGCTCTGTATGGACTGGGGAGTGGTGCGCACCCCGGGAATGCCGGGCAAGACGGTCTGGGCGGAGCTCGCGGCGCCCTCCTAG
- a CDS encoding STAS domain-containing protein, whose product MDRKTVESANRGRLRVEVRTEGQSEVVTPRGELDHHTADLLRVPLDEALGQGRTRLVVDCSHLEFCDSTGLNVLLGARLRAEAAGGGVHLAGMLPVVARVFEITGAEAVFTVHDSLGAALAD is encoded by the coding sequence ATGGACCGCAAGACGGTCGAAAGCGCGAATCGGGGCCGGCTTCGGGTCGAGGTCCGCACCGAGGGTCAAAGTGAGGTCGTGACACCGCGAGGTGAGCTCGATCACCACACGGCCGATTTGTTGCGTGTGCCACTCGACGAAGCACTCGGCCAAGGCCGGACACGCCTCGTGGTCGACTGCTCACATCTCGAGTTCTGCGACTCCACGGGCCTCAATGTGCTGCTCGGTGCCCGGCTCAGGGCCGAGGCGGCCGGGGGAGGGGTCCATCTGGCGGGGATGCTCCCCGTCGTCGCCCGGGTCTTCGAGATCACCGGCGCCGAGGCGGTCTTCACCGTCCATGACTCGCTCGGAGCGGCGCTGGCCGACTGA
- a CDS encoding RNA polymerase sigma factor SigF, whose protein sequence is MEETMSPRLDETRTPHAPSTRQHDHLEDPASPAYTQTEHAGHTGHADLGELELPVIPPFDEVGPVDARALSKTLFARLEVLEEGTHEYAYVRNTLVELNLALVKFAAARFRSRSEPMEDIIQVGTIGLIKAIDRFELSRGVEFPTFAMPTIVGEIKRFFRDTSWSVRVPRRLQELRLDLAKAGDELAQQLDRAPTVAELAERLGLSNDEVVEGMAASNAYTASSLDAQPEEDETEGALADRIGYEDHGLEGIEYIESLKPLIASLPPRDRTILSLRFVAGMTQSEIGDELGISQMHVSRLLSRTLRRLRKGLTVEE, encoded by the coding sequence ATGGAGGAGACCATGTCACCCCGGCTCGACGAAACGCGTACCCCCCACGCGCCGTCGACACGTCAGCACGACCACCTCGAAGACCCCGCATCCCCCGCGTACACGCAGACCGAGCACGCCGGGCACACCGGGCACGCCGACCTCGGCGAGCTCGAACTCCCGGTGATTCCACCGTTCGACGAGGTCGGACCCGTGGACGCCCGGGCGCTGTCCAAGACGCTCTTCGCCCGCCTCGAAGTCCTCGAGGAAGGCACCCACGAGTACGCGTACGTCCGCAACACGCTCGTCGAACTCAACCTGGCCCTGGTCAAGTTCGCCGCCGCCCGGTTCCGCTCCCGCAGCGAGCCGATGGAGGACATCATCCAGGTGGGCACGATCGGCCTGATCAAGGCCATCGACCGCTTCGAGCTCAGCCGGGGCGTCGAGTTCCCCACCTTCGCGATGCCGACCATCGTCGGCGAGATCAAGCGCTTCTTCCGCGACACGTCCTGGTCCGTGCGCGTGCCGCGGCGGCTCCAGGAGCTCCGCCTCGACCTCGCGAAGGCGGGCGACGAGCTGGCCCAGCAGCTCGACCGCGCGCCGACGGTCGCGGAGCTCGCCGAGCGGCTCGGCCTCAGCAACGACGAGGTCGTCGAGGGCATGGCGGCGAGCAACGCCTACACCGCGAGCTCGCTGGACGCCCAGCCGGAGGAGGACGAGACCGAGGGCGCCCTCGCGGACCGCATCGGATACGAGGACCACGGCCTCGAAGGCATCGAGTACATCGAGTCGCTGAAGCCGCTCATCGCCTCGCTGCCCCCGCGCGACCGCACGATCCTGTCGCTCCGCTTCGTCGCCGGCATGACGCAGTCGGAGATCGGCGACGAGCTCGGCATCTCGCAGATGCATGTGTCGCGGCTGCTCTCGCGCACACTGCGGAGACTCCGGAAGGGGCTCACGGTCGAGGAGTGA
- a CDS encoding DegT/DnrJ/EryC1/StrS family aminotransferase yields MRNRLGRECLYVPSCRLGLYVALRHWCRPGGRVLMSPVNDDVILFVVLAAGLRPVQAPLDPRDGSIDPRAVPDAVWHGLSAVLTTNLYGNPDPAPGLRARCDALGIPLLEDAAHAIGSRVGGRPVGSYGDASVFSLSKHTAAKTGGFLAVADPALRGALEEARDDLLAPSRLSSELAYALRPYAEAGVRGLRLVRAARAVMRLLGMEEREEIRMPLRADELKQAMAEAPALGPFHSWVRVDMHDYRIAPGAARHSRTARLLDRLDDRLAAHLAGTRRLLASPWAAAGPGPVQPLFRVPLLVEDRDAAIAALARHRITTGYLYDPPLDAYASGLFTDPSPAPAPARWFARHALPADPLQADRIIAVLRKSGARPADVPAGCRLGGDGG; encoded by the coding sequence ATGCGCAACCGCCTCGGCAGGGAGTGCCTGTACGTGCCGTCGTGCCGGCTGGGGCTGTACGTGGCGCTGCGGCACTGGTGCCGGCCGGGCGGACGGGTGCTGATGTCGCCCGTCAACGACGACGTCATCCTCTTCGTGGTGCTCGCCGCCGGGCTGCGTCCCGTGCAGGCACCGCTCGATCCACGCGACGGGTCCATCGACCCGCGCGCCGTACCCGACGCGGTGTGGCACGGCCTGTCCGCGGTCCTCACGACGAATCTGTACGGAAATCCGGACCCGGCTCCCGGACTGCGCGCCCGCTGCGACGCGTTGGGCATTCCACTGCTGGAGGACGCGGCGCACGCGATCGGGTCGCGCGTGGGCGGGCGGCCGGTCGGTTCGTACGGCGACGCCTCGGTCTTCAGCCTGTCCAAGCACACGGCGGCGAAGACCGGGGGCTTCCTGGCCGTCGCCGACCCGGCGCTGCGCGGCGCGCTGGAGGAGGCGCGCGACGACCTCCTCGCACCGTCCCGCCTTTCGTCCGAACTCGCCTATGCCTTACGGCCGTACGCGGAGGCCGGTGTGCGCGGGCTGCGGCTCGTACGGGCGGCGCGGGCGGTGATGCGGCTGCTCGGGATGGAGGAGCGCGAGGAGATCCGGATGCCGCTGCGGGCGGACGAGCTGAAGCAGGCGATGGCGGAGGCGCCCGCGCTCGGGCCGTTCCACTCCTGGGTACGGGTCGACATGCACGACTACCGGATCGCGCCGGGAGCCGCCCGGCACAGCCGCACGGCCCGGCTGCTGGACCGGCTCGACGACCGTCTCGCCGCGCATCTCGCCGGGACACGGCGGCTGTTGGCGAGCCCGTGGGCCGCCGCCGGACCCGGCCCCGTGCAGCCGCTGTTCCGGGTCCCGCTCCTCGTCGAGGACCGTGACGCCGCGATCGCCGCCCTCGCCCGCCACCGCATCACGACGGGCTACCTCTACGACCCGCCCCTCGACGCCTACGCGTCCGGCCTCTTCACCGACCCGTCGCCCGCCCCCGCACCCGCCCGCTGGTTCGCCCGGCACGCCCTCCCGGCCGATCCGTTGCAGGCGGACCGGATCATCGCGGTGCTGCGGAAGTCGGGGGCGCGCCCGGCGGACGTCCCGGCCGGGTGCCGGCTCGGCGGGGACGGTGGCTGA
- a CDS encoding lipopolysaccharide biosynthesis protein, whose product MAEASRLREPDEAEEVTTGGAPRGGEAGSAPGGGDSMFRNAYALMLSTGVSAALGLGFWLVAARYYTEEAVGQGSAAIAAMRLLASVTATTMIGAVVRYVPRAGRATGPLVWRAYAVSSAVVCLACAVFLVTLDLWGPSYAPLRGPVAGLVFTAACVAWALLTLQDGVLTGLRKAVWVPVGNAVFSVGKLLLLAAFATAMPVLGVFVSWAAAIGLSVLPLGWLVFRRLIPRQAAADHDREPPRSRDIGRFLAGDSVGALFSLAMINLLPVMVAVRFDAAHNGFFYIAYTVGGTMEFMAINMASSLTAHASHSPDNLAEGVRGALRRMAVLLVPVVLVLIAFAPQILAPFGPDYAAHGTTVLRLLAAAALPRVVVELYIGVLRVQGRTGVLAALQGVMCTLVLGSAAVLLGPAGISGAGLAMLLSMAVMAVVSAPGIGAALKGGEPRRRPVRRRRSAVEEYGTSWAREAAERSPRAAYLRGVHDTPTPAFGVPAHAPDASESPIATCLWLLLGLAAGLFWIPLSRAGKAATGRLSGIELLHALPPVTVTAGVLLIVVHCAAVSLHRLRPVLLTAGLLTTVAALHTAPLLLGVRPEAAHGAWLGTPADLLAEAVGRDAAQSALAVLPPVLQLLCLVLAAVSLSALRVPGRITAGVVWVLAVAGWAAQDAFATATLPVCTGFLAVAVASLAYRRSVPGPGPVSGRGRSAGSTRPGRPRGNPPGRGRS is encoded by the coding sequence GTGGCTGAGGCGTCGCGGCTGCGCGAGCCCGACGAGGCCGAGGAGGTGACGACCGGCGGGGCGCCACGCGGCGGCGAGGCGGGCTCCGCGCCCGGCGGCGGGGACTCGATGTTCCGGAACGCCTACGCGCTGATGCTGTCGACCGGGGTCTCGGCCGCACTCGGGCTCGGGTTCTGGCTGGTGGCCGCGCGCTACTACACCGAGGAGGCCGTCGGGCAGGGCTCCGCGGCGATCGCCGCGATGAGGCTGCTCGCGTCGGTCACGGCGACGACGATGATCGGGGCAGTGGTGCGGTACGTGCCGCGGGCGGGGCGGGCGACCGGGCCGCTGGTGTGGCGTGCGTACGCGGTGAGTTCGGCCGTCGTCTGCCTGGCGTGCGCCGTCTTCCTGGTCACGCTGGATCTGTGGGGGCCCTCGTACGCGCCGCTGCGCGGGCCGGTCGCCGGGCTCGTCTTCACCGCCGCCTGCGTCGCCTGGGCGCTGCTCACCCTCCAGGACGGGGTGCTGACGGGGCTGCGCAAGGCGGTGTGGGTGCCCGTCGGCAACGCCGTGTTCTCCGTCGGCAAGCTGCTGCTGCTCGCCGCCTTCGCCACCGCCATGCCCGTGCTCGGGGTGTTCGTCTCGTGGGCGGCGGCCATCGGGCTGTCCGTGCTGCCCCTCGGCTGGCTCGTCTTCCGCCGGCTCATCCCCCGCCAGGCCGCCGCCGACCACGACCGGGAGCCGCCGCGGTCACGGGACATCGGCCGCTTCCTGGCCGGGGACTCGGTCGGCGCGCTCTTCTCACTGGCGATGATCAACCTGCTGCCGGTGATGGTCGCCGTCCGTTTCGACGCCGCGCACAACGGCTTCTTCTACATCGCGTACACCGTCGGCGGGACGATGGAGTTCATGGCCATCAACATGGCCTCCTCGCTCACCGCGCACGCCTCGCACAGCCCGGACAACCTCGCGGAGGGGGTGCGCGGGGCGCTGCGGCGGATGGCGGTGCTGCTCGTGCCCGTCGTCCTCGTCCTGATCGCCTTCGCGCCGCAGATCCTCGCCCCGTTCGGGCCCGACTACGCCGCCCACGGCACGACCGTCCTGCGGCTGCTCGCGGCCGCCGCGCTGCCCCGCGTCGTCGTCGAGCTCTACATCGGGGTGCTGCGCGTCCAGGGGCGTACGGGCGTGCTCGCCGCGCTCCAGGGGGTGATGTGCACGCTGGTGCTGGGCAGCGCGGCGGTGCTGCTCGGGCCCGCCGGGATCTCCGGGGCGGGGCTGGCGATGCTGCTCTCGATGGCGGTGATGGCCGTCGTCTCCGCACCGGGGATCGGGGCGGCGCTGAAGGGAGGCGAGCCGCGGCGGCGCCCCGTGCGGCGGCGCCGGTCCGCCGTCGAGGAGTACGGCACGTCCTGGGCCCGTGAGGCCGCCGAGCGGTCCCCGCGGGCGGCGTACCTGCGGGGCGTCCATGACACCCCGACCCCCGCGTTCGGTGTCCCCGCCCACGCGCCGGACGCCTCCGAGTCCCCGATCGCCACCTGCCTGTGGCTGCTCCTCGGGCTCGCCGCCGGGCTGTTCTGGATCCCGCTGTCCCGCGCCGGGAAGGCCGCGACCGGACGCCTTTCCGGCATCGAACTGCTGCACGCACTGCCACCCGTCACCGTCACCGCCGGCGTCCTGCTGATCGTCGTCCACTGTGCGGCCGTCTCGCTGCACCGGCTGCGCCCGGTTCTGCTCACCGCCGGTCTGCTGACGACGGTCGCCGCTCTCCACACCGCCCCGCTGCTGCTCGGCGTCCGGCCCGAAGCGGCCCACGGGGCCTGGCTCGGAACCCCGGCGGACCTGCTCGCCGAGGCCGTCGGACGGGACGCAGCGCAGAGCGCCCTGGCCGTCCTGCCACCCGTGCTCCAGTTGCTCTGCCTCGTCCTCGCGGCCGTGTCGCTGAGCGCCCTCCGTGTGCCCGGCCGGATCACGGCGGGCGTCGTGTGGGTGCTGGCGGTGGCCGGCTGGGCGGCGCAGGACGCCTTCGCGACGGCCACGCTGCCGGTGTGCACCGGCTTCCTCGCGGTGGCCGTCGCATCCCTCGCGTACCGCCGGTCCGTGCCCGGCCCGGGCCCCGTCAGCGGCCGGGGACGGTCTGCCGGAAGTACGCGTCCCGGCCGGCCTCGCGGTAACCCTCCAGGCCGGGGCCGGAGTTGA
- a CDS encoding glycosyl hydrolase, whose amino-acid sequence MTRLTPRVRHQAAASRGTYAALVLAAVGALLAGLGVWWIARTDTAGREDDAGPSGRGHGLPGNAASGALPDGPCAPTEELEPRCGAWWGAYVPYAPSGSLTEAVYAFEKKIGRRLDLVYNYHDMSDTPLDGELLTADEQELGRDRLLMLAWESTVWTEPHHAGWTETQLGWRSIASGRYDRDIVDPQARRIKAYGKRLFLSFDQEADFRIKEGAGTPEEFVAAYRHIHDRFEELGVTNVVWVWTVSGYLGHAEQMERLYPGDEYVDWIGMDQYNYYLCHKSPSWLDFDRSQRPSYDWLRERVSGEKPVMLAEFATAPDPLQPRRRRDWYARIPEVAPTMPRVRALVHWNRPVPGAGCDLTVNSGPGLEGYREAGRDAYFRQTVPGR is encoded by the coding sequence ATGACGAGACTGACCCCGCGCGTACGGCACCAGGCCGCGGCGTCGCGCGGCACGTACGCCGCGCTCGTCCTGGCCGCGGTCGGCGCGCTGCTCGCCGGGCTCGGGGTGTGGTGGATCGCCCGGACCGACACGGCCGGAAGGGAGGACGATGCCGGGCCCTCGGGCCGCGGTCACGGCCTCCCCGGCAACGCGGCGTCGGGCGCGCTCCCCGACGGACCCTGCGCCCCCACCGAGGAGCTGGAGCCGCGCTGCGGGGCCTGGTGGGGCGCGTACGTCCCGTATGCGCCGAGCGGCTCGCTCACCGAGGCCGTGTACGCCTTCGAGAAGAAGATCGGCCGCAGGCTCGATCTCGTCTACAACTACCACGACATGTCGGACACCCCGCTCGACGGCGAACTCCTCACCGCCGACGAGCAGGAGCTCGGCCGGGACCGGCTGCTGATGCTGGCCTGGGAGTCCACCGTGTGGACCGAGCCGCACCACGCCGGCTGGACCGAGACCCAGCTGGGCTGGAGGAGCATCGCCTCCGGGCGGTACGACCGAGACATCGTCGACCCGCAGGCCCGCCGCATCAAGGCGTACGGCAAGCGCCTCTTCCTCTCCTTCGACCAGGAGGCCGACTTCCGGATCAAGGAGGGCGCGGGGACCCCGGAGGAGTTCGTCGCCGCCTACCGGCACATCCACGACCGGTTCGAGGAGCTCGGCGTCACCAACGTGGTGTGGGTGTGGACCGTCTCCGGCTATCTCGGCCACGCGGAGCAGATGGAGCGGCTCTACCCGGGAGACGAGTACGTCGACTGGATCGGCATGGACCAGTACAACTACTACCTCTGCCACAAGTCGCCGAGCTGGCTGGACTTCGACCGCAGCCAGCGGCCCTCGTACGACTGGCTGCGCGAGCGCGTATCCGGCGAGAAGCCCGTCATGCTCGCCGAGTTCGCCACCGCGCCCGACCCGCTCCAGCCGCGCCGCCGGCGCGACTGGTACGCGCGGATCCCGGAGGTCGCCCCGACCATGCCCCGGGTGCGGGCGCTGGTGCACTGGAACCGTCCGGTGCCGGGCGCGGGCTGTGATCTGACGGTCAACTCCGGCCCCGGCCTGGAGGGTTACCGCGAGGCCGGCCGGGACGCGTACTTCCGGCAGACCGTCCCCGGCCGCTGA
- a CDS encoding polysaccharide deacetylase family protein — protein MSTNPRLRIPVLLYHAVMEDPPDWIAEFTVGPKEFGAQLDAIVASGRTPVTIGALSDHLAGRGELPPRPVVLTFDDGFADLPGPTAEALAARALPATAYLTTGAITSGAHSLLPPAPMMTLGQAPLLEQFGMEVGAHTVTHPQLDTLDPQRLQHELRHAQTVLEDTLGHEVRHLAYPHGYNSPAVRRAARAAGYESAVAVRHALSSGTDQAYRIARLILRRSHTVADVEAWMEGAGARVAPYPDSLPTMGWRLYRRARAAVRGPEFAG, from the coding sequence ATGAGCACGAACCCACGACTCCGGATCCCCGTCCTGCTCTACCACGCCGTGATGGAGGACCCACCGGACTGGATCGCCGAGTTCACGGTCGGGCCCAAGGAGTTCGGCGCCCAGCTCGACGCGATCGTCGCCAGCGGCCGGACCCCGGTGACCATCGGTGCGCTCTCCGACCACCTCGCCGGGCGCGGCGAGCTCCCGCCCAGGCCCGTCGTCCTCACCTTCGACGACGGCTTCGCCGATCTGCCGGGCCCGACCGCCGAGGCGCTCGCGGCCCGTGCCCTGCCCGCCACCGCGTACCTCACCACCGGCGCCATCACCTCCGGTGCCCACAGTCTGCTGCCGCCCGCCCCGATGATGACGCTGGGCCAGGCGCCGCTGCTGGAGCAGTTCGGCATGGAGGTTGGCGCGCACACGGTCACGCACCCGCAGCTGGACACACTGGACCCGCAGCGGCTGCAGCACGAACTGCGCCATGCGCAGACCGTCCTGGAGGACACCCTCGGCCACGAGGTACGGCATCTCGCCTATCCGCACGGCTACAACAGCCCTGCCGTGCGCCGGGCCGCCCGCGCGGCCGGATACGAGTCCGCGGTCGCCGTGCGCCACGCGCTCAGCTCCGGGACGGACCAGGCGTATCGCATAGCCAGGCTGATTCTGCGCCGCAGCCACACCGTCGCCGACGTCGAGGCGTGGATGGAGGGGGCGGGCGCGCGGGTCGCGCCGTACCCGGACTCGCTGCCGACGATGGGCTGGCGGCTGTACAGGAGGGCGCGGGCCGCCGTGAGGGGGCCCGAGTTCGCCGGCTGA
- a CDS encoding glycosyltransferase produces MLQIAELDLDTLDVDTHDCVRRDFAALDADALGPDRADGDARPGDAGVLALRPGPGGPPLAAGEVYVLVRLRGRPVATLTGTVPEGADPAAVLAALARERLRGSRPPAPERYGGLPRTSVVVATRERADQLARALDSLLTQDHPDFEIVVVDNAPVTDATRDLVQTKYAGAVRYVHEPVPGLAAAHNRGIAAADGAVLAFTDDDVIADPHWLTALSAPFADDPRIGCATGLILPARLTTPAQILLESHGGFAKGFAPRTYDPARPPADEPLFPFTAGRFGSGANMAFRARALKAVGGFDPATGTGTPARGGDDLYAFVRILAAGHRLRYTPDALVWHHHRETPQDLRSQAYGYGAGLTAYLTAVLARRPALLPALLARLPRGLAHARAMTAWREGGNGVPGQHGTDHHPWPRGLSRLERRGMLYGPLGYARARRRVRGLPLPWEER; encoded by the coding sequence ATGCTCCAGATCGCCGAACTCGATCTCGACACGCTCGATGTCGACACGCACGACTGCGTCCGGCGCGACTTCGCCGCACTCGACGCCGACGCACTCGGCCCCGACAGGGCCGATGGCGACGCCCGACCGGGGGACGCCGGCGTGCTCGCCCTCCGGCCCGGCCCCGGAGGACCGCCCCTCGCGGCCGGCGAGGTGTACGTCCTCGTGCGCCTGCGCGGGCGGCCCGTCGCCACCCTCACCGGGACCGTCCCCGAGGGCGCCGACCCCGCCGCCGTCCTCGCCGCGCTCGCCCGCGAGCGACTCCGCGGATCACGGCCGCCCGCGCCCGAGCGGTACGGCGGGCTGCCCCGCACCAGCGTCGTCGTCGCCACCCGCGAGCGCGCCGACCAGCTCGCCAGGGCGCTCGACTCGCTCCTCACGCAGGACCACCCGGACTTCGAGATCGTCGTCGTCGACAACGCTCCGGTCACCGACGCCACCCGGGATCTCGTCCAGACCAAGTACGCCGGCGCCGTGCGGTACGTCCACGAGCCCGTGCCCGGGCTGGCCGCCGCGCACAACCGGGGCATCGCCGCCGCGGACGGCGCCGTGCTCGCCTTCACCGACGACGACGTCATCGCCGACCCGCACTGGCTGACCGCGCTCAGCGCGCCCTTCGCCGACGACCCGCGCATCGGCTGTGCGACCGGGCTGATCCTCCCCGCACGGCTCACGACACCCGCGCAGATACTCCTCGAAAGCCACGGCGGCTTCGCCAAGGGCTTCGCGCCGCGCACCTACGACCCGGCGCGGCCGCCCGCCGACGAGCCGCTGTTCCCGTTCACGGCAGGGCGCTTCGGGTCCGGTGCCAACATGGCGTTCCGGGCCCGGGCGCTCAAGGCGGTCGGCGGCTTCGACCCGGCCACCGGGACCGGCACACCCGCCCGCGGCGGCGATGACCTGTACGCGTTCGTGCGGATCCTCGCCGCGGGTCACCGGCTGCGCTACACCCCCGACGCGCTCGTCTGGCACCACCACCGGGAGACCCCGCAGGACCTGCGCAGCCAGGCCTACGGCTACGGCGCCGGGCTCACCGCGTATCTCACCGCGGTCCTCGCCCGCCGGCCCGCGCTGCTCCCCGCGCTGCTCGCCCGGCTGCCCCGCGGCCTCGCCCACGCCCGGGCGATGACCGCGTGGCGCGAAGGCGGCAACGGCGTCCCCGGGCAGCACGGCACGGACCACCACCCGTGGCCGCGCGGCCTCTCCCGGCTGGAGCGGCGCGGGATGCTGTACGGGCCGCTCGGGTACGCCAGGGCCCGCCGCCGGGTGCGCGGACTGCCTCTGCCCTGGGAGGAGCGATGA
- a CDS encoding GNAT family N-acetyltransferase yields the protein MRVVRPGELDEGERESWRELRAKSGAPANPFMEPEFTLAVAGVRPGARVAVIEEGGSPAGFFPYERGAFGHGRAIGLGVSDCQGAVLRPGLHIGAPELLRACSLSAWEFDNLEAGQRLFAPDAAEESGSPVIDIGEGFAAYEARLRARSPKFHRTTTAKERKLARQAGGIRFVFDERDPAALRTLMEWKSAQYRRTGRRDRFAQEWISTLVRRLHDTRTPGCSGVLSVLYAADRPVAAHFGLRSRTVLSCWFPAYDTEFAKFSPGLVLHLRMAEAAAREGIGVLDLGRGEAEYKDALKTGELRVQEGSSTCPGVRAALYWLSREPARHAHRYVRSRPRLAGYAQRTLNRIGRLRSN from the coding sequence ATTCGTGTCGTGAGGCCGGGGGAGCTGGACGAGGGGGAGCGGGAGTCCTGGCGCGAGCTGCGCGCCAAGTCCGGGGCGCCCGCGAATCCGTTCATGGAGCCGGAGTTCACGCTGGCCGTCGCGGGTGTGCGGCCCGGCGCGCGGGTCGCGGTCATCGAGGAGGGCGGCTCACCGGCCGGCTTCTTCCCGTACGAGAGAGGGGCGTTCGGACACGGCCGGGCCATCGGGCTCGGCGTGTCCGACTGCCAGGGGGCCGTACTGCGGCCCGGGCTGCACATAGGGGCGCCAGAGCTGCTGCGCGCGTGCTCGCTGTCGGCGTGGGAGTTCGACAATTTGGAGGCCGGACAGCGCCTCTTCGCGCCGGACGCGGCCGAGGAGTCCGGCTCGCCCGTGATCGACATCGGCGAGGGGTTCGCGGCGTACGAGGCCCGGCTCCGTGCCCGGTCGCCCAAGTTCCACCGGACCACCACCGCCAAGGAGCGCAAGCTCGCACGCCAGGCGGGCGGCATACGGTTCGTGTTCGACGAGCGGGACCCGGCCGCGCTGCGCACGCTCATGGAGTGGAAGTCCGCGCAGTACCGCAGGACGGGCCGCCGCGACCGGTTCGCGCAGGAGTGGATCAGCACCCTGGTGCGGCGGCTGCACGACACCCGCACGCCCGGCTGCTCCGGAGTCCTGTCCGTGCTGTACGCGGCGGACCGGCCCGTCGCCGCGCACTTCGGGCTGCGCTCCCGCACCGTCCTGTCGTGCTGGTTCCCGGCGTACGACACCGAGTTCGCCAAGTTCTCGCCGGGGCTGGTCCTCCACCTGCGGATGGCCGAGGCCGCCGCGCGCGAGGGCATCGGCGTGCTCGACCTCGGCCGGGGCGAAGCCGAGTACAAGGACGCCCTCAAGACCGGTGAACTTCGCGTCCAGGAAGGCTCGTCGACATGTCCGGGCGTCAGGGCGGCGCTCTACTGGCTGAGCCGCGAGCCGGCCCGGCACGCCCACCGGTACGTACGGAGCCGGCCACGGCTCGCCGGGTACGCGCAAAGGACGCTGAACCGGATCGGGCGGCTGCGCAGCAACTGA